The following nucleotide sequence is from Halomonas chromatireducens.
GCCGCGGCGCTGATCCCGTTCCTCGAGCACGACGATGCCAACCGCGCCCTGATGGGCTCGAACATGCAGCGTCAGGCGGTGCCGACCCTGCGTGCCGAGAAGCCGCTGGTGGGTACCGGCATGGAGCGCTTCGTTGCGCGTGACTCCGGCGTCTGCGCCGTGGCACGTCGCGGCGGTGTGATCGACTCGGTCGACGCCAAGCGTATCGTGGTGCGTATCAACGAGGACGAGATCATCGGTGGCGAGGCCGGCGTCGATATCTACAACCTCACCAAGTACGTGCGTTCCAACCAGAACACCTGCATGAACCAGCGCCCGATCGTGCGTCCCGGCGATACCGTGGCGCGTGGCGATATCCTGGCCGACGGCCCGTCCGTCGACATGGGTGACCTGGCCCTGGGCCAGAACATGCGCATCGCCTTCATGCCCTGGAACGGCTACAACTTCGAGGACTCGATCCTGCTGTCGGAGCGGGTGGTGCAGGAAGACCGTTTCACCACCATCCACATCCAGGAACTGACCTGTGTGTCCCGCGACACCAAGCTGGGGCCGGAGGAGATCACCTCCGATATTCCCAACGTGGGTGAGTCGGCGCTCTCCAAGCTGGACGAGGCGGGCGTGGTCTACATCGGTGCCGAAGTCGGTCCGGGTGACATCCTTGTGGGCAAGGTCACGCCCAAGGGCGAGACTCAGCTGACACCGGAAGAGAAGCTGCTGCGGGCGATCTTCGGTGAAAAGGCCTCCGACGTGAAGGACACTTCGCTGCGTGCGCCCACCGGCATGAAGGGTACGGTCATCGACGTCCAGGTCTTCACCCGCGACGGCGTGGAGAAGGATTCCCGCGCACTGGCCATCGAGCAGATGCAGCTCGACGAGGTGCGCAAGGACCTGCAGGAGACTTACCGCATCGCCGAGGACGCCACCTTCGAGCGCCTCAAGCGCACCCTGAATGGCGAGGTGGTGCATGGCGGGCCCAAGCTCAAGAAGGGCGACGTGCTCTCCGAGAGCTACCTGGAGGAGCTGCCGCGCCAGCAGTGGTTCAAGCTGCGCCTGCAGGAGGAGTCCCTCAACGAGCTGCTGGCCCAGGCTGACGAGCAGTTGGAGAACCGTCGCAAGGAAATGGAGGAGCGCTTCGAGGACAAGAAGCGCAAGCTCACCCAGGGCGATGATCTGGCGCCGGGCGTACTGAAGATCGTCAAGGTCTACATGGCGGTCAAGCGTCGCATCCAGCCGGGTGACAAGATGGCCGGTCGTCACGGTAACAAGGGTGTCATCTCCGCCATCATGCCGGTCGAGGACATGCCTTTCGACGACAACGGTGTGTCGGTGGACGTCGTCCTCAACCCACTTGGCGTGCCGTCGCGCATGAACGTGGGTCAGATCCTCGAGACTCACCTGGGCCTGGCGGCTCAGGGGCTGGGCGTGAAGATCGATGCCATGCTCCGCGACGCCCGCGGCCAGCAGGTGGCCGAGATCCGCGAGTTCCTGGACAAGGTCTACAACTCGGCTACCGGCACCCGGGTCGAGGACCTCGACACCCTCAGCGACGACGAGGTGATCGCCCTGGCCAAGAACCTGCGCAGCGGCGTGCCGATGGCCTCGCCGGTGTTCGACGGCGCCGATGAGAGCGAGATCAAGCACCTGCTGCGCCTGGCGGATCTGCCGGACTCTGGCCAGATGGCCCTTTACGACGGTCGTACCGGCGACGCCTTCGACCGGCCGGTCACGGTGGGCTACATGTACATGCTGAAGCTCAACCACCTGGTCGACGACAAGATGCACGCGCGTTCCACCGGCTCCTACTCGCTCGTCACCCAGCAGCCGCTGGGCGGCAAGGCGCAGTTCGGTGGCCAGCGCTTCGGGGAGATGGAGGTCTGGGCGCTGGAAGCCTACGGTGCCGCCTACACCCTGCAGGAGATGCTGACGGTGAAATCCGACGACGTGGAAGGTCGCACCAAGATGTACAAGAGCATTGTGGACGGCGACCACACCATGCATGCCGGCATGCCGGAATCCTTCAACGTACTCGTTAAGGAAATCCGTTCGCTGGGCATCGATATCGAGTTAGAGAGCTAGGAGCCGACTCCATGAAAGATTTGGTGAAAGTCCTCAAATCGCAGTCACAGTCCGAAGAGTTCGATGCGATCAAGATCTCGCTCGCCTCGCCGGACATGATTCGCTCCTGGTCCTTCGGTGAGGTCAAGAAGCCCGAGACCATCAACTACCGTACCTTCAAGCCGGAGCGGGATGGCCTGTTCTGCGCCAAGATCTTTGGCCCGGTGAAGGACTACGAGTGCCTCTGCGGCAAGTACAAGCGCATGAAGCACCGCGGCATCATCTGCGAGAAGTGCGGCGTCGAAGTGACCAAGGCCGCGGTGCGCCGCGAGCGCATGGGCCACATCGAGCTGGCCTCGCCGGTTGCGCACATCTGGTTCCTGAAGTCGCTGCCGTCACGCATCGGCATGTTCCTGGACATGACCCTGCGCGACATCGAGCGGGTGCTCTACTTCGAAAGCTTCGTGGTCATCGATCCGGGCATGACCACCCTGGAGCGCGGCCAGCTGCTCAACGACGAGCAGTACTTCGAGGCCCTCGAGGAGTTCGGTGACGACTTCGACGCCCGCATGGGCGCCGAGGCGATCCAGGCGCTGCTCAAGGACATCGAGCTGCCGGAAGAGATCGACCGGCTGCGCGAGGAGATCCCGCAGACCAACTCCGAGACCAAGATCAAGAAGCTCTCCAAGCGGCTCAAGCTGCTGGAAGCCTTCCACAATTCCGGCAACGCGCCGGCGTGGATGGTCATGGAGGTGCTGCCGGTACTGCCGCCGGACCTGCGTCCGCTGGTACCGCTGGACGGCGGCCGCTTCGCGACCTCCGACCTGAACGACCTGTATCGCCGGGTGATCAACCGCAACAACCGCCTGAAGCGTCTGCTCGACCTCAATGCGCCGGACATCATCGTGCGCAACGAGAAGCGCATGCTCCAGGAGGCGGTCGACGCCCTGCTGGACAACGGCCGTCGCGGCCGGGCCATCACCGGCTCGAACAAGCGCCCGCTGAAGTCCCTGGCCGACATGATCAAGGGCAAGCAGGGGCGTTTCCGTCAGAACCTGTTGGGCAAGCGCGTCGACTACTCCGGCCGTTCGGTCATTACCGTCGGCCCGACCCTGCGCCTGCATCAGTGTGGCCTGCCCAAGAAGATGGCGCTGGAGCTGTTCAAGCCGTTCATCTATTCAAAGCTGCAGTCGCAGGGTCATGCCTCGACGATCAAGGCGGCCAAGAAGATGGTCGAGCGCGAGCTGCCCGAGGTGTGGGATATCCTCGCCGAGGTTATCCGCGAGCACCCGGTGCTGCTCAACCGCGCGCCGACCCTGCACCGTCTCGGGATCCAGGCCTTCGAGCCGCTGCTGATCGAAGGCAAGGCGATCCAGCTGCACCCGCTGGTGTGTGCCGCCTACAACGCCGACTTCGACGGTGACCAGATGGCGGTACACGTGCCGCTGACGCTGGAAGCCCAGCTCGAGGCGCGGGCGCTGATGATGGCCACCAACAACGTGCTGTCACCGGCCAACGGCGATCCCATCATCG
It contains:
- the rpoB gene encoding DNA-directed RNA polymerase subunit beta; this translates as MAYSYTEKKRIRKDFGKLPQVMDVPYLLAIQLDSYYDFLQQDRSADERLETGLHAAFKSVFPIESFSGNAALEYVSYRFGAPAFDVKECQLRGVTYSAPLRVKVRLIIYDRDSSNKAIKDIKEQEVYMGEIPLMTENGTFVVNGTERVIVSQLHRSPGVFFDHDKGKSHSSGKLLYSARVIPYRGSWLDFEFDPKDNVFVRIDRRRKLPATVLLRALGLTAEEVLDEFFETSTFHIEKSGFSVELVPSRLRGETATFDIKDGEGNLIVEEGRRITQKHIRQLEKAGLERLDVPMDYLFGKTLARDQVDSSTGELICPCNTVITPELLERLGQAGITTIETLYTNDLDCGSFVSDTLRLDTTGSQLEALVEIYRMMRPGEPPTKEAAETLFHNLFFTEDRYDLSGVGRMKFNRRLRRDADTGSGVLDNRDILDVLKELIYIRNGFGEVDDIDHLGNRRIRCVGEMAENQFRVGLVRVERAVKERLSMAESEGLMPQDLINAKPVAAAVKEFFGSSQLSQFMDQNNPLSEVTHKRRVSALGPGGLTRERAGFEVRDVHATHYGRLCPIETPEGPNIGLINSLATYSHTNSYGFLETPYRKVVDRQVTDEVVHLSAIEEGDYVIAQASAAVDESNKLDDDLVQVRHKGETTFMRPEQVTLMDVSPRQVVSVAAALIPFLEHDDANRALMGSNMQRQAVPTLRAEKPLVGTGMERFVARDSGVCAVARRGGVIDSVDAKRIVVRINEDEIIGGEAGVDIYNLTKYVRSNQNTCMNQRPIVRPGDTVARGDILADGPSVDMGDLALGQNMRIAFMPWNGYNFEDSILLSERVVQEDRFTTIHIQELTCVSRDTKLGPEEITSDIPNVGESALSKLDEAGVVYIGAEVGPGDILVGKVTPKGETQLTPEEKLLRAIFGEKASDVKDTSLRAPTGMKGTVIDVQVFTRDGVEKDSRALAIEQMQLDEVRKDLQETYRIAEDATFERLKRTLNGEVVHGGPKLKKGDVLSESYLEELPRQQWFKLRLQEESLNELLAQADEQLENRRKEMEERFEDKKRKLTQGDDLAPGVLKIVKVYMAVKRRIQPGDKMAGRHGNKGVISAIMPVEDMPFDDNGVSVDVVLNPLGVPSRMNVGQILETHLGLAAQGLGVKIDAMLRDARGQQVAEIREFLDKVYNSATGTRVEDLDTLSDDEVIALAKNLRSGVPMASPVFDGADESEIKHLLRLADLPDSGQMALYDGRTGDAFDRPVTVGYMYMLKLNHLVDDKMHARSTGSYSLVTQQPLGGKAQFGGQRFGEMEVWALEAYGAAYTLQEMLTVKSDDVEGRTKMYKSIVDGDHTMHAGMPESFNVLVKEIRSLGIDIELES